A part of Helicobacter fennelliae genomic DNA contains:
- the rfbH gene encoding lipopolysaccharide biosynthesis protein RfbH yields the protein MRKTQTNHKTSPQTPQEKLKTQILSLTKQYYELTHKIAQNAPFIPNQSRINYAGRVFDENEMLYLINSSLDFWLTNGKYSDLFEQKLAEFLGVKWAFLVNSGSSANLLAFFALTSPLLKERQIKRGDEVISVAAAFPTTIAPIVQYGAVPVFVDMDLRYANINTTHLKSALSPKTKAIILAHSLGNPFDIETITAFCKQHNLWLIEDNCDALGSLYKGKKTGSFGDIGTSSFYPPHHITMGEGGAVYTNNPLLKKILLSMRDWGRDCWCKSGADNTCNHRFTQQFGKLPIGYDHKYVYSHFGFNLKPSDMQAAIGCAQLEKLPSFISKRIHNHTKLYQALKNTPFLMLTQPQPDSQPSWFGFMMTLTDDAPFTRNDITQFLERHNIQTRTLFAGNIIKHPCFESLILDKDYRIIGELTNTDKIMNDSFWIGVYPGMNDAQIEFMIETIKAFCNKQNPQ from the coding sequence ATGCGTAAGACTCAAACAAACCACAAAACATCGCCCCAAACACCACAAGAAAAACTCAAAACCCAAATCCTCTCTCTTACAAAGCAATACTACGAGCTCACACACAAGATAGCTCAAAACGCGCCATTTATACCAAATCAATCTCGCATAAATTACGCAGGACGCGTATTTGATGAAAACGAAATGCTTTACCTTATCAATAGCTCGCTTGATTTTTGGCTTACAAATGGAAAATATAGCGATTTATTTGAGCAAAAGTTAGCGGAGTTTTTGGGCGTGAAGTGGGCTTTCTTGGTGAATTCTGGCTCATCTGCAAATTTGCTTGCATTTTTTGCGCTCACCTCTCCACTCCTCAAAGAGCGTCAAATCAAAAGAGGTGATGAAGTCATAAGTGTAGCTGCTGCATTTCCTACGACAATAGCACCTATCGTGCAATATGGTGCTGTGCCTGTATTTGTGGATATGGATTTGCGATATGCAAATATCAATACTACACATCTCAAATCCGCCCTAAGCCCCAAAACAAAAGCGATTATCCTCGCACACAGCCTTGGCAATCCGTTTGACATAGAGACAATCACAGCATTTTGTAAGCAACACAATCTCTGGCTTATTGAGGATAATTGCGATGCGCTAGGATCACTTTATAAAGGCAAAAAAACTGGAAGCTTTGGTGATATAGGCACAAGTAGCTTTTATCCGCCTCATCATATCACTATGGGCGAAGGCGGTGCTGTCTATACAAATAATCCTCTACTCAAAAAGATTCTGCTTTCAATGCGCGATTGGGGGCGGGACTGCTGGTGCAAAAGTGGGGCTGACAATACTTGCAATCACCGATTCACACAGCAATTTGGCAAACTTCCGATAGGATACGATCATAAATATGTGTATTCACATTTTGGATTTAATCTCAAACCTAGCGATATGCAAGCAGCCATTGGTTGCGCTCAGCTTGAAAAACTGCCTTCATTTATCAGCAAAAGAATACACAATCATACAAAACTCTATCAAGCCCTCAAAAACACGCCATTTCTTATGCTTACACAGCCACAGCCAGATTCACAACCAAGCTGGTTTGGGTTTATGATGACACTCACTGATGATGCTCCTTTCACGCGCAATGACATCACGCAATTTCTTGAACGCCACAATATCCAAACGCGCACACTTTTTGCAGGCAATATCATCAAACACCCTTGCTTTGAATCATTAATCCTTGATAAAGATTATCGCATCATAGGTGAGCTTACAAACACTGACAAAATAATGAATGATAGCTTTTGGATAGGCGTGTATCCGGGTATGAATGACGCACAAATTGAATTTATGATAGAAACAATCAAAGCATTTTGTAATAAGCAGAATCCACAATGA
- a CDS encoding dTDP-4-dehydrorhamnose 3,5-epimerase family protein, whose translation MKSIQITNTRFEGLYILTPRIFPDERGGFIKIFHQESFAHLGLESTFQECFFSYSHKGVLRGMHFQIPPHDCTKLVYVSSGKIEDVVLDIRKDSASFGEAFHITLDSACAQCLYIPSGFAHGFLSLEEGSIVHYLQTKLYAPQSDSGILYDSFGFDWQKVASQAGIQELIISKRDREFERFSKDFSLM comes from the coding sequence ATGAAATCCATACAGATTACAAACACGCGCTTTGAAGGCTTATATATCCTCACGCCTCGTATTTTTCCTGATGAGCGAGGCGGATTTATTAAGATTTTTCATCAAGAAAGTTTCGCGCATTTAGGGCTAGAATCTACATTTCAAGAATGCTTTTTTTCATACTCACACAAGGGGGTTTTGCGAGGTATGCACTTTCAGATTCCGCCACATGACTGCACGAAGCTTGTCTATGTAAGCTCTGGCAAAATAGAAGATGTCGTGCTTGATATACGCAAAGATTCTGCAAGCTTTGGAGAAGCATTTCATATCACGCTAGATTCTGCGTGCGCGCAATGTCTCTACATTCCAAGCGGATTTGCGCATGGATTTTTGAGCCTTGAGGAAGGCTCGATCGTGCATTATTTGCAAACCAAGCTCTATGCTCCACAAAGTGATAGCGGAATCTTATATGATAGCTTTGGCTTTGACTGGCAGAAAGTCGCCTCACAAGCGGGGATACAAGAGCTTATCATCTCAAAGCGCGATAGAGAATTTGAGAGGTTTTCAAAAGATTTTTCATTAATGTAG
- a CDS encoding glycosyltransferase family 2 protein: MNTNHTRNSANTQEKLGEILKEYGKFLQPHFDASVFMRCSDNFAQYKNITSQKIYEMDKACENPTFTIAIPVYKRVETLRETIDSALAQDIYLDSASSAEEKCYEVIVVENVDLADEPTPTQEMLESEYKGKITYYKNTGNVGLLGNFNRCIELAKGKWVCVLHSDDMILPNYLSAMAEILRDGEQNTKDVAMISCLEDRFGARSVGGGGWNSLFLEHFQNKTLKSKLYNWTFQNTSKLDFCKSQHIFVSIPPSAVLHNRLKMFELGGYSQEEYPIADNFLTSRIIHNGGKIAVTPQILMKRRIEINDGFNQDTILKYCFIGTSFFWHYSPRFLASHNAYHYLHEYHLTLDEEYKTFIATYILPRFKPLPRYVAGPLNRFYRKKFVIEMIVKRLFGLEK; this comes from the coding sequence ATGAATACAAATCACACAAGAAATAGCGCAAATACGCAAGAAAAATTAGGAGAAATACTAAAAGAATATGGCAAGTTTTTGCAGCCGCATTTTGATGCAAGCGTATTTATGAGATGTAGCGATAATTTCGCACAATACAAAAACATCACCTCTCAAAAAATATATGAAATGGATAAGGCATGCGAGAATCCGACATTTACGATTGCTATTCCTGTGTATAAGCGCGTGGAGACATTAAGAGAGACGATAGATTCTGCATTGGCTCAAGATATATATTTAGATTCTGCCTCAAGTGCGGAGGAGAAATGCTATGAAGTGATTGTTGTTGAAAATGTAGATTTGGCAGATGAGCCAACCCCTACTCAAGAAATGCTTGAATCCGAATACAAAGGCAAAATCACTTATTACAAAAATACCGGCAATGTCGGGCTGCTAGGGAATTTTAATCGCTGTATAGAATTAGCCAAAGGAAAGTGGGTATGTGTGTTGCATAGTGATGATATGATTTTGCCAAATTATTTGAGTGCTATGGCAGAGATTTTGCGCGATGGAGAGCAAAATACCAAAGATGTAGCGATGATAAGTTGCTTAGAAGATCGTTTTGGTGCGCGATCTGTCGGGGGGGGGGGGTGGAATAGCCTCTTTTTAGAGCATTTTCAAAACAAAACCCTAAAATCCAAACTCTACAACTGGACTTTTCAAAACACCTCCAAACTTGATTTTTGTAAATCACAGCACATTTTTGTCTCTATTCCGCCTTCAGCAGTTTTGCATAATCGCCTCAAGATGTTTGAGCTTGGCGGATATAGCCAAGAAGAATACCCAATCGCAGATAATTTTCTCACTTCACGAATCATTCATAATGGCGGTAAGATTGCCGTAACACCACAGATTCTGATGAAAAGACGAATAGAAATCAATGATGGTTTCAATCAGGATACGATTTTGAAATATTGCTTCATTGGGACAAGCTTTTTTTGGCATTATTCTCCGCGATTTCTCGCTAGTCATAATGCTTACCACTATTTGCATGAGTATCATTTGACACTTGATGAAGAATACAAAACATTTATCGCTACATATATTTTGCCACGATTTAAGCCATTGCCTCGATATGTAGCAGGACCTCTAAATCGCTTTTATAGAAAAAAATTTGTGATAGAAATGATAGTAAAAAGATTGTTTGGTTTAGAGAAATAA
- a CDS encoding class I SAM-dependent methyltransferase: MKCRFCQSELKVLFIDLFNTPPSNAYLEAQELDMPETSYPLKIFVCEQCFLVQIDEYKKSSEIFDSKYAYFSSYSSSWLKHAQNYVEMITDRLQLHKDSFVIEIASNDGYLLQYFKQHQIPCLGIEPTHSTAQACKEKGIEVLEEFFGLELAAKLPQCDLILGNNVLAHVPDILDFVKGVKAVLKPNASATFEFPHLLNLIKYNQFDTIYHEHFSYLSLLSTLKIFEACGLRIYDVEELPTHGGSLRIYATHTESNLPTSKNVALLLQKEKDFGLDKIKTYMGFEQRIRELKFEFLSFIAKAKMEGKKIVAYGAAAKGNTLLNYYGLKSDSIDFVIDASPHKVGKFMPQSHIPILDKKELERAKPDYVLILPWNLKDEITQQLSYLKHSDTSSASNAKNMRGGGQHANL; the protein is encoded by the coding sequence ATGAAATGTAGATTCTGCCAAAGTGAATTGAAAGTTTTGTTTATAGATTTGTTTAACACCCCACCCTCAAACGCCTATCTTGAAGCACAAGAGCTTGATATGCCTGAGACTTCATATCCGCTCAAAATCTTTGTATGCGAGCAATGCTTTTTGGTCCAAATCGATGAATACAAAAAAAGCAGTGAAATTTTTGATTCTAAATACGCTTACTTCAGCTCGTATTCTTCCTCATGGTTAAAGCACGCGCAAAACTATGTCGAAATGATTACAGATAGATTGCAATTACACAAAGATTCTTTTGTCATAGAGATTGCAAGCAATGATGGCTATTTACTTCAATACTTCAAACAGCACCAAATCCCATGCCTTGGCATAGAGCCTACACACTCTACCGCACAAGCTTGTAAAGAAAAAGGCATTGAAGTGTTGGAGGAATTTTTTGGATTAGAGCTTGCTGCTAAACTGCCTCAATGCGACCTTATCCTAGGCAATAATGTCTTAGCGCATGTGCCTGATATACTTGATTTTGTCAAAGGCGTAAAAGCGGTATTAAAGCCAAATGCAAGTGCGACTTTTGAGTTTCCTCATTTGCTTAACCTCATCAAATACAACCAATTTGATACGATCTATCACGAGCATTTCTCTTATCTATCGCTATTAAGCACACTCAAAATCTTTGAAGCTTGCGGATTGAGAATCTATGATGTAGAGGAGCTTCCCACACATGGAGGAAGCCTTAGAATCTATGCTACACACACAGAATCCAATCTCCCCACAAGCAAAAATGTCGCCCTACTCCTCCAAAAAGAAAAAGACTTCGGACTTGACAAAATAAAAACATACATGGGGTTTGAGCAAAGAATACGAGAGCTTAAATTTGAATTTCTCTCTTTCATCGCCAAAGCCAAGATGGAGGGCAAAAAAATTGTCGCCTATGGGGCTGCAGCAAAAGGCAATACACTTTTGAATTATTATGGACTCAAATCCGATAGTATTGATTTTGTCATTGATGCCTCACCACACAAAGTGGGTAAATTTATGCCACAAAGCCATATCCCAATCCTTGACAAAAAAGAACTTGAACGCGCAAAGCCTGATTATGTGCTGATTTTGCCTTGGAATCTCAAAGATGAGATCACGCAACAGCTTTCTTATCTCAAACACAGCGATACTTCAAGTGCTTCTAATGCTAAAAATATGCGAGGGGGGGGGCAGCATGCAAATTTGTAG
- a CDS encoding glycosyltransferase 61 family protein produces the protein MEILTIKINDKIPFDSLEYKSLRDENKHGILHAAYYGANTTNEDRSQELQILENEIRDKKARIFHIPIPRYTICHDESATINYIGFVYKDNGLPCEASLPCVTQADKENALRWFDEVENISFWRMRSKKQVKEFLKFMYFKYFSKKAKYNAKILQDPTKIKYLLPHPYFSNMCHFTTEDYAGLLIWIDYAKAHNLDYYIITPPQYRGYQKYYDWYIQEILDIESIPKDRIITLNHQNHKVKNLYHTSSIRFSTYQYQAIRKLQHTLYDPNFKSLGDRIYISRKKSYRRFLINDDEIAEILECEYGFRRIYMEDYDLKTKINIMLRTKVLMSVEGTSFMNGLFTEPINALGGGKQSL, from the coding sequence ATGGAAATACTCACAATCAAAATAAACGATAAAATCCCTTTTGATTCTCTTGAATACAAAAGCCTAAGAGATGAAAATAAACATGGAATTCTTCATGCGGCATATTATGGGGCAAACACAACAAATGAAGACAGAAGTCAAGAGCTACAAATACTAGAAAATGAGATTAGAGACAAAAAAGCTAGAATCTTTCATATCCCTATCCCTCGTTATACAATCTGCCATGATGAAAGTGCAACAATAAATTACATAGGATTTGTCTATAAAGACAATGGCTTACCTTGTGAAGCAAGCTTGCCTTGCGTAACTCAAGCAGACAAAGAAAACGCATTAAGGTGGTTTGATGAAGTTGAAAACATCTCTTTTTGGCGTATGAGATCAAAAAAGCAAGTCAAAGAATTTCTTAAGTTTATGTATTTCAAATATTTTTCAAAAAAAGCCAAATATAATGCAAAAATTCTCCAAGATCCAACTAAGATTAAATATCTTCTCCCACACCCTTATTTTTCAAATATGTGCCATTTTACGACTGAAGATTATGCGGGGTTGCTTATATGGATAGATTATGCCAAAGCCCACAATCTTGATTATTATATTATCACGCCTCCACAATATCGTGGATACCAAAAATATTATGATTGGTATATTCAAGAGATTCTCGATATAGAATCTATTCCTAAAGACAGAATTATCACCCTTAACCATCAAAACCATAAAGTTAAAAACCTCTATCATACTTCCTCTATCCGCTTTAGCACATACCAATATCAAGCCATAAGAAAACTACAACATACTTTATATGACCCAAATTTTAAATCTTTGGGCGATCGTATTTATATTAGTCGCAAAAAATCATATAGAAGATTTTTGATAAATGATGATGAGATTGCAGAGATTTTAGAGTGCGAATATGGCTTTAGGAGAATCTATATGGAAGATTATGACCTTAAGACCAAAATTAACATTATGCTACGCACAAAAGTCCTTATGAGTGTAGAAGGCACAAGCTTTATGAATGGATTATTTACAGAACCCATAAACGCTCTGGGGGGGGGCAAGCAAAGCTTATAG
- a CDS encoding NAD-dependent epimerase/dehydratase family protein codes for MPSSTLCSPKLKILLTGASGFIGSNFVQKLHKKYDIVALVRKQSDINAIKNFCKIYVYDESKESLELLFSQYTFDGIIHLATLWLNRNQIDDAPKLIESNIGFGVLLLEYTKKHNISFFINTATFGSYCNSLSYRPSSLYAATKKAFEDIMFYYSLTCKQSVFTNLLLFNVYGNGDKGNRLFALLEKIAQSGEELAMSDGNQITDYSYIDDVIAGFENLIELTITNPSFCKDKIFALRGTQRKPLKEVVKLFEKTLGKKLHIKWGARANRELEIMTPWEGGELLPNWKQKFSLKEGFKNMLASNGGGAHKK; via the coding sequence ATGCCCTCCTCTACCCTATGCTCTCCAAAGCTAAAGATTCTCCTCACAGGCGCGAGTGGATTTATCGGCTCAAATTTTGTGCAAAAACTACACAAAAAATATGATATAGTCGCACTCGTAAGAAAACAAAGCGATATAAATGCTATTAAAAATTTTTGCAAGATATATGTCTATGATGAAAGCAAAGAAAGTCTTGAACTTCTTTTTTCACAATATACATTTGACGGAATTATACATTTAGCAACCCTGTGGCTTAACAGAAACCAAATAGATGATGCGCCCAAACTCATAGAGAGCAACATTGGCTTTGGGGTGCTTTTACTTGAATACACAAAAAAACACAATATCTCATTCTTTATCAATACCGCAACTTTTGGAAGTTATTGCAACTCCTTATCTTATAGACCTTCATCACTTTATGCCGCGACCAAAAAAGCATTTGAAGACATAATGTTTTATTATTCGCTCACTTGCAAACAGAGTGTTTTTACAAATTTATTACTTTTTAATGTGTATGGAAATGGTGATAAAGGCAATAGACTTTTTGCCTTACTTGAGAAAATCGCTCAAAGTGGTGAGGAATTAGCTATGAGTGATGGCAATCAAATTACTGATTATAGCTATATAGATGATGTGATAGCTGGTTTTGAGAATCTCATAGAGCTTACAATCACAAACCCAAGCTTTTGCAAAGACAAAATCTTTGCACTAAGAGGCACACAAAGAAAGCCTCTCAAAGAGGTTGTAAAACTTTTTGAAAAAACACTTGGCAAAAAGCTTCATATCAAGTGGGGAGCAAGAGCAAATAGAGAACTTGAAATAATGACGCCTTGGGAAGGTGGTGAGCTATTGCCAAATTGGAAGCAAAAATTTTCTCTCAAAGAAGGCTTTAAAAATATGTTAGCTTCTAATGGGGGGGGGGCACACAAGAAGTAA
- a CDS encoding NAD-dependent epimerase/dehydratase family protein has product MPSSTLCSPKLKILLTGASGFIGSNFITTLHSQYDITAIVRQNSDISRIQKYCAVYYYENLEQLIDFMHSSSFDGVVHLATLYKPSHTPKDIYNLLHSNITFGTEILESLRASQSIRFFINTITFSQFNQQAIYEPASFYDASKQAFCDIVRFYSLEYPHIKCINLLLYNSYGANDTREKIFNLWAKISQNQESLDMSGGEQFIDISHIDDIIAGFDKAIKLCAQNQLENNAIYTLENTPRHTLKELGVIFEHASGKKLHINWGAKPYRVREKMDSLIHHDNKHIYKLPDWKAKKSLQNGIKELIQSIKETNGGGGTQEVITNLESRFCAYTQKQYITLESNPYPLEVA; this is encoded by the coding sequence ATGCCCTCCTCTACCCTATGCTCTCCAAAGCTAAAGATTCTCCTCACAGGCGCGAGTGGATTTATCGGCTCAAATTTTATTACAACGCTTCATTCACAATATGACATCACAGCTATCGTGCGACAAAATAGCGATATAAGCAGAATCCAAAAATACTGCGCTGTGTATTATTACGAGAATCTAGAGCAGCTCATAGACTTTATGCACTCATCATCTTTTGATGGCGTAGTGCATTTGGCAACCTTGTATAAGCCTAGTCATACCCCAAAAGATATATACAATCTTTTACATTCAAACATCACCTTTGGCACTGAAATTTTAGAATCCTTACGAGCAAGTCAGAGCATAAGGTTTTTTATCAATACCATTACCTTTAGTCAATTCAATCAACAAGCAATATATGAGCCTGCAAGTTTTTATGACGCAAGCAAACAAGCGTTTTGTGATATTGTTAGATTCTATTCGCTTGAATATCCCCATATCAAGTGTATAAATCTCCTCCTTTATAATAGCTATGGCGCCAACGATACACGAGAAAAAATCTTTAATCTTTGGGCAAAAATATCTCAAAACCAAGAGTCGCTAGATATGAGCGGTGGAGAGCAATTTATAGACATAAGTCATATTGATGATATTATCGCTGGGTTTGATAAAGCCATAAAACTTTGTGCGCAAAATCAGCTTGAAAATAACGCAATCTATACGCTAGAAAACACTCCTCGACATACACTCAAAGAGCTTGGGGTGATTTTTGAACATGCAAGTGGCAAAAAGCTTCATATCAACTGGGGAGCGAAGCCATATAGAGTGCGAGAAAAAATGGATAGCCTCATTCATCACGATAATAAACATATCTATAAACTTCCTGATTGGAAAGCCAAAAAATCACTTCAAAATGGCATTAAAGAACTTATACAAAGCATAAAAGAAACCAATGGGGGGGGGGGCACACAAGAAGTAATCACAAATCTAGAATCTAGATTCTGTGCATATACGCAAAAACAATATATAACCCTAGAATCTAACCCCTATCCTTTGGAGGTAGCATAA